From the genome of Haemophilus parainfluenzae, one region includes:
- a CDS encoding pectate lyase family protein produces the protein MKKNILLSVFLACTSMSIWAQSLNDNSSHSVNKAHSNVEHSVNLYATNSQTTNNSASSKIADNGVSIIEAKGWLESVYVKWKPLEGVDSYRVYIKGGQYTDYMPIDAELIRAYNGYMRADIPGLKASSYSLKVMAIKGGAETLFSEVTALQVKNYSREGFAHKDFSGVGAYNDDGSLKSNAVVIYVNKDNAKTVTAHLSNGSFTGLQSILNAYQKGNVTTPLALRVLGLIKNGDTDTFGSSSEGIQIKGKKADSEMNITIEGIGEDATIYGFGFLVRNAKSIEFRNLGIMRAMDDGISLDTDNSNIWIHHIDVFYGKSGSGDHAKGDGAIDVKTNSKFVTIDHCHFWDTGKTSMAGMKSESGPNYITYHHNWFDHSDSRHARVRTMSVHMWNNFYDGCAKYGIGATMGSSVFSENNFFRATKEPILISRQGNDANGAGKFSGEAGGMIKEYGSIFAEKGTAESYSPITYAANNKSFDFFQATSRDEKVPSSVVSLNGGNTYNNFDTTSSLMYSYTPDATSMVPERVTGYYGAGRLNHGSLKFKFDNAVEDNNSAPIPALEALIDNYTGK, from the coding sequence ATGAAAAAGAATATTTTACTCTCAGTGTTTCTAGCATGTACGAGTATGTCTATTTGGGCACAATCATTGAACGATAATTCATCACATTCAGTAAATAAGGCTCACTCGAATGTTGAACATTCCGTAAATTTATATGCAACGAATAGTCAAACTACTAATAACAGCGCAAGTTCTAAAATTGCTGATAATGGAGTCAGTATTATTGAGGCAAAAGGGTGGTTAGAAAGTGTTTATGTTAAGTGGAAGCCTTTAGAAGGAGTCGATTCCTATCGTGTTTATATAAAAGGCGGACAATATACGGATTATATGCCTATCGATGCTGAATTGATACGAGCATATAATGGATATATGAGAGCAGATATTCCAGGGCTTAAGGCAAGTAGCTATTCATTGAAAGTGATGGCGATAAAAGGAGGAGCTGAAACCTTGTTTAGTGAAGTAACAGCTCTGCAAGTGAAAAATTACAGTCGAGAAGGTTTTGCCCATAAAGACTTCTCTGGAGTTGGAGCTTATAACGATGATGGTTCTCTGAAATCCAATGCAGTGGTTATCTATGTGAATAAAGACAATGCGAAGACTGTCACTGCTCATTTAAGTAATGGATCCTTTACTGGACTTCAATCTATTCTCAATGCTTATCAGAAAGGCAATGTTACTACGCCATTGGCATTAAGAGTTCTTGGTTTAATAAAAAATGGCGATACAGATACTTTTGGAAGTAGTTCTGAAGGCATTCAAATTAAAGGAAAGAAAGCCGATAGCGAAATGAACATTACCATCGAAGGTATTGGAGAAGATGCTACTATCTATGGTTTTGGTTTTTTAGTCAGAAATGCTAAAAGTATTGAGTTTCGTAATTTAGGAATTATGCGAGCGATGGATGATGGCATATCACTTGATACTGATAATTCTAATATTTGGATTCACCATATTGATGTCTTTTACGGTAAATCTGGAAGTGGTGATCATGCGAAAGGTGATGGTGCCATTGATGTGAAGACAAATTCTAAATTCGTTACAATTGATCATTGTCATTTCTGGGATACAGGAAAAACAAGCATGGCTGGAATGAAGAGTGAGTCTGGACCGAATTATATTACCTATCATCATAATTGGTTTGATCACAGTGATTCTCGTCATGCTCGAGTTCGCACAATGAGTGTACATATGTGGAATAATTTCTATGATGGTTGTGCTAAGTATGGTATTGGTGCAACGATGGGATCGAGCGTATTTTCTGAAAATAACTTTTTCCGGGCAACGAAAGAGCCTATTTTGATTTCTCGACAAGGTAATGATGCAAATGGTGCAGGTAAATTCTCTGGTGAAGCAGGTGGCATGATAAAAGAATATGGAAGTATTTTTGCAGAGAAGGGAACAGCAGAAAGTTATTCTCCAATTACCTATGCAGCTAACAATAAAAGCTTTGATTTCTTCCAAGCAACTTCTCGTGATGAGAAAGTACCATCTTCGGTAGTATCACTCAACGGAGGTAATACTTATAACAATTTTGATACGACTTCATCGTTAATGTATTCCTATACACCAGATGCAACATCTATGGTGCCTGAACGTGTAACTGGCTATTATGGTGCTGGTCGTCTTAATCATGGTTCGTTAAAATTTAAGTTTGATAATGCTGTAGAAGATAATAACTCGGCACCAATTCCTGCATTGGAAGCGTTAATAGATAATTATACGGGGAAATAA
- the cmoA gene encoding carboxy-S-adenosyl-L-methionine synthase CmoA produces the protein MMKDTIFAAPIEKLGDFTFDESVAEVFPDMIQRSIPGYSNIITAIGMLAERFVTADSQVYDLGCSRGAAALSMRRNIKQPNVKIIGVDNSLPMVERCRQHVAAYHSDVPVEILCDDIRQIEIKNASMVVLNFTLQFLPPEDRVALLTKIYEGLNPNGVLVLSEKFRFEDEKVNELLIDLHHQFKRANGYSELEVSQKRTALENVMRTDSINIHKERLKNIGFSHIELWFQCFNFGSMIAVK, from the coding sequence ATGATGAAAGATACAATTTTTGCCGCCCCGATTGAAAAACTGGGCGATTTTACTTTTGATGAAAGCGTGGCGGAAGTATTTCCCGATATGATCCAACGCTCGATTCCAGGCTACTCCAACATTATCACCGCAATTGGCATGTTGGCGGAACGCTTTGTGACGGCTGACAGCCAAGTCTATGATTTAGGCTGTTCACGCGGTGCGGCAGCCCTTTCTATGCGCCGTAATATCAAACAACCTAATGTGAAAATTATCGGTGTCGATAATTCTCTCCCGATGGTTGAACGCTGCCGTCAGCATGTGGCGGCTTATCATAGTGATGTGCCTGTAGAAATTCTTTGCGATGATATTCGTCAAATTGAAATTAAGAACGCGTCAATGGTGGTACTCAACTTCACATTGCAATTTTTACCACCGGAAGATCGCGTAGCTTTGCTCACAAAAATCTACGAAGGTTTAAACCCAAATGGTGTATTGGTGCTCTCTGAAAAATTCCGTTTTGAAGATGAAAAAGTGAATGAGCTGCTTATTGACCTCCATCACCAATTCAAACGTGCTAACGGTTACAGCGAACTTGAAGTGAGCCAAAAACGCACCGCACTTGAAAATGTAATGCGTACTGACTCAATTAACATTCACAAAGAGCGGTTAAAAAACATCGGATTTTCACACATCGAATTATGGTTCCAGTGTTTTAACTTTGGCTCGATGATTGCGGTGAAATAA
- the priC gene encoding primosomal replication protein PriC, which produces MSIQSLLNTLEQKVQQLTQAYQADSDKKINAKFNRTLFTEDFETVGFYLNEIQKSLTKLCNLPHQNEEQIVFMAEHLLGQCTALSEAINRKHKKAIQPKKMEQPVTSSKSQHSIHRLPPRERLEKYYEALQQLTEKYEEAKAQANTAQTDIQRDVHKQTAAIYLTRRQKCLEAIETLEEYLAFKEAQESAVKK; this is translated from the coding sequence ATGTCTATTCAATCATTACTCAATACGCTCGAACAAAAAGTACAGCAACTAACGCAAGCCTATCAAGCTGACTCTGATAAAAAAATCAACGCTAAATTTAACCGCACTTTATTTACCGAAGATTTTGAAACCGTCGGCTTTTATCTCAACGAAATCCAGAAAAGCTTAACAAAGCTATGTAACCTTCCCCATCAAAATGAAGAACAAATTGTATTTATGGCTGAACATCTTTTAGGGCAATGTACCGCATTGAGTGAGGCCATAAATCGCAAACATAAAAAAGCTATTCAACCGAAAAAAATGGAACAACCAGTTACAAGCAGTAAATCACAGCATAGCATTCATCGACTTCCGCCAAGAGAGCGTCTAGAAAAATATTATGAAGCCTTGCAGCAACTCACGGAAAAATACGAAGAAGCTAAAGCACAAGCGAATACGGCTCAAACAGATATTCAACGAGATGTACATAAGCAAACAGCCGCAATTTATTTAACGCGTCGTCAAAAATGTTTAGAAGCCATTGAGACCTTAGAAGAATACCTTGCCTTCAAAGAAGCCCAAGAAAGTGCGGTCAAGAAATAA
- the gloA gene encoding lactoylglutathione lyase, translating to MQILHTMLRVGDLDRSIKFYQDVLGMRLLRTSENPEYKYTLAFLGYEDGESAAEIELTYNWGVTEYDLGNAYGHIAIGVDDIYATCEAVRAHGGKVTREAGPVKGGTTVIAFVEDPDGYKIEFIENKSAKSALGN from the coding sequence ATGCAAATTTTACACACAATGCTTCGAGTAGGTGATTTAGACCGCTCTATTAAATTTTATCAAGATGTTTTAGGTATGCGTTTATTACGCACAAGTGAAAACCCTGAGTATAAATATACGCTTGCTTTTTTAGGTTACGAAGATGGCGAAAGCGCTGCAGAAATTGAATTAACATACAACTGGGGCGTAACTGAATATGATCTTGGTAATGCTTACGGGCATATTGCTATTGGTGTAGATGATATTTACGCAACTTGTGAAGCGGTACGTGCTCATGGCGGTAAAGTGACTCGCGAAGCCGGCCCGGTTAAAGGTGGCACAACTGTGATTGCCTTTGTTGAAGATCCAGATGGTTATAAGATCGAATTTATCGAAAACAAAAGTGCAAAATCAGCTTTAGGAAATTAA
- a CDS encoding Na+/H+ antiporter family protein, giving the protein MLSNPVVISIVVLLALSLLRVNVVIALVISALTAGLCGDLGLSKTIEAFTGGLGGGAEVAMNYAMLGAFAIAISKSGITDLLAYKIITRMNKTPTGKNLAWFKYMLLGILLLFSISSQNLLPVHIAFIPIVVPPLLSIFNRLKIDRRAVACIITFGLTATYMILPVGFGKIFIESVLVKNINLAGAPLGLQTSVGEVSFAMLIPVIGMILGLLTAVFVTYRKPREYVVTTAEPTTSEIEQHIANIKPIQITASAVAIVATFATQLFTSSTIIGGLVGLVIFGAFGIFKLKESNDIFQQGLRLMAMIGFVMIAASGFANVINSTSGVKELVDALSTGVIQSKGVAAFLMLLVGLLITMGIGSSFSTVPIITSIYVPLCLSFGFSSLATVAIVGVAAALGDAGSPASDSTLGPTSGLNMDGKHDHIWDSVVPTFIHYNIPLLAFGWIAAMTL; this is encoded by the coding sequence ATGCTATCTAATCCCGTTGTTATTTCAATTGTCGTGCTACTGGCGTTAAGCTTACTGCGCGTGAACGTGGTTATCGCACTTGTGATTTCGGCCCTTACAGCTGGTTTATGCGGAGACTTAGGTTTAAGCAAAACCATTGAAGCCTTTACAGGTGGTTTAGGTGGTGGTGCTGAAGTTGCCATGAACTATGCGATGCTCGGTGCATTTGCCATTGCGATTTCAAAATCTGGCATCACTGATTTGCTTGCTTATAAAATTATTACTCGAATGAACAAAACACCAACCGGCAAAAATTTAGCTTGGTTTAAATATATGCTACTTGGTATTTTGCTTTTATTCTCAATTTCATCCCAAAACTTGCTCCCAGTACACATTGCGTTTATTCCGATTGTGGTACCGCCTTTACTTTCTATTTTTAACCGTTTAAAAATCGATCGTCGTGCAGTGGCTTGTATTATTACCTTTGGTTTAACCGCAACCTATATGATCTTGCCGGTTGGCTTCGGGAAAATCTTTATCGAAAGCGTTTTAGTAAAAAATATCAATCTGGCTGGTGCTCCACTCGGTTTACAAACCAGTGTTGGTGAAGTTTCTTTCGCTATGCTTATCCCTGTTATTGGTATGATTCTTGGTTTACTCACTGCCGTATTTGTTACCTATCGCAAACCGCGCGAGTATGTTGTGACAACGGCAGAACCAACTACAAGTGAAATTGAACAACACATTGCGAACATTAAACCAATTCAAATTACCGCAAGTGCGGTCGCCATTGTCGCGACTTTTGCCACACAGCTTTTCACAAGTTCAACTATCATTGGTGGTTTAGTCGGTTTAGTAATTTTCGGTGCTTTTGGTATTTTCAAACTCAAAGAAAGTAACGACATTTTCCAACAAGGTTTACGCTTAATGGCAATGATCGGCTTTGTGATGATTGCGGCTTCTGGTTTCGCTAATGTCATTAATTCCACAAGTGGCGTGAAAGAATTAGTTGATGCACTTTCAACTGGTGTAATTCAAAGCAAAGGCGTTGCGGCATTCTTAATGCTACTCGTTGGGTTATTGATTACCATGGGTATTGGTTCTTCTTTCTCAACCGTGCCAATTATCACCTCAATCTATGTACCACTTTGTCTCTCTTTTGGTTTCTCATCACTTGCGACAGTGGCTATCGTAGGTGTAGCGGCGGCATTAGGAGATGCAGGTTCACCGGCTTCTGACTCCACACTTGGTCCAACATCCGGTTTGAATATGGATGGTAAACACGACCACATTTGGGATTCTGTTGTACCAACCTTTATTCACTACAACATTCCATTATTAGCGTTCGGTTGGATTGCAGCCATGACCCTTTAA
- the rnt gene encoding ribonuclease T: MSDTPEIPYHHQLKNRFRGYFPVIIDVETAGFDAKKDALLELAAITLKMDENGNLQPDQKCHFHIEPFEGANINPESLKFNGIDIHNPLRGAVSELDAITGLFQMVRRGQKDAECQRSIIVAHNAAFDQSFVMAAAERTGVKRNPFHPFGMFDTATLAGFMFGQTVLVKACQAAKIPFDGKQAHSALYDTERTAELFCYMVNHLKELGGFPHIAQTNETEKTAENQTAL, encoded by the coding sequence GTGTCAGATACACCTGAAATTCCTTATCACCATCAATTAAAAAATCGGTTCCGTGGCTATTTCCCTGTCATTATTGATGTGGAAACAGCTGGGTTTGATGCCAAAAAAGATGCACTTTTAGAGCTTGCGGCAATCACCTTAAAAATGGATGAAAATGGCAATTTACAACCTGACCAAAAATGCCATTTTCATATTGAACCATTTGAGGGGGCAAATATTAATCCCGAATCTCTCAAATTCAATGGAATTGATATTCACAATCCATTACGTGGTGCAGTATCTGAATTAGATGCCATCACAGGTTTGTTCCAAATGGTGCGTCGTGGACAAAAAGATGCTGAATGTCAGCGTTCTATCATCGTGGCGCACAATGCGGCTTTTGACCAAAGTTTCGTGATGGCTGCTGCAGAACGTACGGGCGTAAAACGCAATCCATTCCACCCTTTTGGGATGTTTGATACGGCAACACTTGCCGGTTTTATGTTTGGACAAACAGTGCTCGTCAAAGCATGCCAAGCAGCAAAAATTCCTTTTGATGGTAAACAAGCACACTCTGCGCTATATGATACTGAGCGTACGGCAGAATTATTTTGCTATATGGTGAATCATTTAAAAGAGCTTGGTGGTTTCCCGCATATTGCTCAAACAAATGAAACAGAAAAAACAGCTGAAAATCAGACCGCACTTTAA
- the aspS gene encoding aspartate--tRNA ligase — MMRTHYCGALNRNHIGQEVTLSGWVHRRRDLGGLIFIDMRDRDGVVQVCFDPKYQEALTAASGLRNEFCIQIKGEVIARPDNQINKNMATGEVEVLAKELRIYNASDVLPLDFNQNNTEEQRLKYRYLDLRRPEMAQRLKTRAKITSFVRRFMDDNGFLDIETPMLTKATPEGARDYLVPSRVHKGKFYALPQSPQLFKQLLMMSGFDRYYQIVKCFRDEDLRADRQPEFTQIDVETSFLTAPEVREIMERMVHGLWQNIIGVDLGKFPQMTWQEAMTRFGSDKPDLRNPLELVDVADIVKDVEFKVFNEPANNPNGRVAVIRVPNGTEITRKQIDEYTQFVGIYGAKGLAWAKVNDINAGLEGVQSPIAKFLNEEVWKALAERVKAQTGDILFFGADKWQTTTDAMGALRLKLGRDLGLTRLDEWQPLWVIDFPMFERDEEGNLAAMHHPFTSPKDFTPEQLEADPTSAVANAYDMVINGYEVGGGSVRIFDPKMQQTVFRILGINEQEQREKFGFLLDALKFGTPPHAGLAFGLDRLTMLLTGTENIRDVIAFPKTTAAACLMTEAPSFANPQALGELSIQVVKSE, encoded by the coding sequence ATGATGCGTACACATTATTGCGGTGCATTAAACCGCAACCATATTGGACAAGAGGTAACATTAAGCGGTTGGGTTCACCGTCGTCGTGATTTAGGTGGTTTAATTTTTATTGATATGCGTGATCGTGATGGTGTCGTGCAAGTTTGTTTTGACCCTAAATATCAAGAAGCGTTAACTGCAGCTTCAGGCTTACGTAATGAATTTTGTATTCAAATTAAAGGTGAAGTAATCGCGCGTCCTGACAATCAAATTAATAAAAATATGGCGACAGGCGAAGTGGAAGTGTTAGCAAAAGAATTACGCATCTACAATGCTTCTGATGTTTTACCGTTAGACTTCAACCAAAACAACACTGAAGAACAACGTTTAAAATACCGTTATTTAGATTTACGTCGTCCAGAAATGGCACAACGTTTGAAAACCCGTGCAAAAATCACCAGCTTTGTGCGTCGTTTTATGGATGACAATGGTTTCCTTGATATCGAAACCCCAATGCTAACCAAAGCCACACCAGAAGGAGCGCGTGACTATTTAGTGCCAAGCCGTGTACATAAAGGCAAATTCTATGCGTTGCCGCAATCACCACAGCTTTTCAAACAGCTTTTAATGATGTCTGGTTTTGATCGTTATTATCAAATCGTGAAATGTTTCCGTGATGAAGATTTACGTGCAGATCGTCAACCAGAATTTACCCAAATCGATGTGGAAACCTCTTTCTTAACTGCGCCAGAAGTGCGTGAAATTATGGAACGTATGGTGCACGGTTTATGGCAAAACATCATTGGTGTGGATTTAGGTAAATTCCCGCAAATGACCTGGCAAGAAGCGATGACTCGTTTTGGTTCAGATAAACCCGATTTGCGTAACCCGCTTGAATTAGTCGATGTGGCAGATATCGTTAAAGACGTTGAATTTAAAGTATTTAATGAGCCTGCAAACAATCCAAACGGTCGTGTTGCAGTCATTCGTGTACCAAATGGGACTGAAATCACTCGTAAACAAATTGATGAATATACACAATTTGTTGGCATTTACGGTGCAAAAGGTTTAGCTTGGGCGAAAGTAAATGACATTAATGCTGGTCTTGAAGGCGTACAAAGTCCGATCGCGAAATTCTTAAATGAAGAGGTATGGAAAGCCTTAGCTGAACGTGTGAAAGCTCAAACTGGCGATATTTTATTCTTTGGTGCAGACAAATGGCAAACTACTACGGATGCAATGGGCGCATTACGTTTGAAATTAGGTCGTGATCTTGGCTTAACTCGTTTAGATGAGTGGCAACCACTTTGGGTGATCGATTTCCCAATGTTTGAACGTGATGAAGAGGGTAATCTTGCAGCAATGCACCATCCATTCACTTCACCAAAAGATTTTACGCCGGAACAATTAGAAGCAGATCCAACAAGTGCGGTAGCAAATGCTTACGATATGGTGATCAACGGCTATGAAGTAGGTGGTGGTTCTGTCCGTATTTTTGATCCTAAAATGCAACAAACCGTATTCCGCATTCTGGGTATCAACGAACAAGAACAACGTGAAAAATTTGGTTTCTTATTAGATGCATTAAAATTTGGTACACCACCACATGCAGGTTTAGCATTTGGTTTAGACCGTTTAACCATGCTTTTAACTGGCACTGAAAATATCCGTGATGTGATTGCATTCCCGAAAACAACAGCTGCTGCTTGTTTAATGACAGAAGCACCAAGTTTTGCGAATCCGCAGGCATTAGGTGAGTTAAGTATTCAGGTTGTGAAATCTGAATAA
- the rne gene encoding ribonuclease E — protein sequence MKRMLINATQKEELRVALVDGQRLFDLDIESPGHEQKKANIYKGKITRVEPSLEAAFVDYGAERHGFLPLKEIAREYFPADYVFQGRPNIRDILTEGQEVIVQVNKEERGNKGAALTTFVSLAGSYLVIMPNNPRAGGISRRIEGDERIELKEALSSLDVPEGVGLIVRTAGVGKSPEELQWDLKVLLHHWEAIKQASQSRPAPFLIHQESDVIVRAIRDYLRRDIGEILIDSPKVFEKAKAHIKLVRPDFINRVKLYQGEVPLFSHYQIESQIESAFQREVRLPSGGSIVIDVTEALTAIDINSARSTRGGDIEETALNTNLEAADEIARQLRLRDLGGLVVIDFIDMTPVRHQREVENRIRDAVRQDRARIQISRISRFGLLEMSRQRLSPSLGESSHHVCPRCQGTGKVRDNESLSLSILRLIEEEALKENTKQVHTIVPVQIASYLLNEKRKAVSSIEKRHDVEIIVVPNEAMETPHFSVFRVREGEELNELSYNLAKFHEAQDDAFVPEESLVSRNIETAAVTSEQVMESAAVSLSIPTAAPAPVERKSEGPSLFAKIVAAIKGLFASEPKEEEKNQNNRNNRNGNRNNRRNQDRRNNRRSRNENSDNAKNTDEENARPTRERVNNRRNRRNVNEEVIAESAVNLANVSDDNRQEEKADKPVAERRQRRDLRKRVRIDDNANNANENVVEAVEVPAIKNEVVENNAVDNTEDKPRQERQRRTPRHLRASNNQRRRRNEVKSPMPLFAAVASPELASGKVCIDYSTVNAPKENNFLSVDELLEQEKTKKGVITPATGIVVEEKSVEAQPALDFITQPANEAVQQKVQESLERLHHKSEPVAQVDTAEVEPQEKAKFVSSYVFTGRAGTISAVPHTKAAMTLAKAPDDESKPFPIVEWTESRYYFNGKGAAGHHSAISHIYSEPTKAKAE from the coding sequence ATGAAAAGAATGTTAATCAATGCGACTCAAAAAGAAGAGTTGCGCGTTGCGTTGGTCGATGGCCAGCGTTTATTCGACTTGGATATTGAAAGTCCGGGTCATGAACAGAAAAAAGCCAATATTTACAAAGGGAAAATCACTCGCGTAGAGCCGAGTTTAGAAGCAGCCTTTGTGGATTATGGGGCAGAGCGCCATGGTTTCCTTCCTTTAAAAGAAATTGCCCGCGAGTATTTCCCTGCTGATTATGTGTTCCAAGGTCGTCCAAATATCCGTGATATTTTGACCGAAGGCCAAGAAGTGATCGTTCAGGTGAACAAAGAAGAGCGTGGCAATAAAGGCGCAGCCTTAACCACTTTTGTTTCCCTTGCTGGTAGTTATTTGGTGATTATGCCAAACAATCCGCGTGCAGGTGGCATTTCTCGCCGTATTGAAGGCGATGAACGTATCGAATTAAAAGAAGCATTGAGTTCTTTAGATGTCCCGGAAGGCGTTGGTCTTATCGTGCGTACAGCGGGTGTAGGTAAATCACCAGAAGAATTACAATGGGACTTAAAAGTACTTTTACATCATTGGGAAGCGATCAAACAAGCTTCACAAAGCCGTCCAGCGCCATTCTTAATTCACCAAGAAAGTGATGTGATCGTTCGTGCGATCCGTGATTACTTGCGTCGTGATATCGGTGAGATCTTAATTGATAGCCCGAAAGTATTTGAAAAAGCGAAAGCACACATCAAACTTGTCCGTCCTGATTTCATCAATCGTGTGAAATTGTATCAAGGCGAAGTACCGTTATTTAGCCACTATCAAATTGAGTCACAAATTGAATCCGCCTTCCAACGTGAAGTACGTTTACCTTCTGGTGGTTCGATTGTCATTGATGTGACAGAAGCGTTAACAGCTATCGATATCAACTCGGCGCGTTCAACTCGTGGTGGTGATATTGAAGAAACGGCATTAAATACGAATCTTGAAGCAGCAGATGAAATTGCTCGTCAATTACGTTTACGTGACCTAGGTGGGTTAGTGGTTATCGATTTTATCGATATGACACCGGTTCGTCACCAACGTGAAGTAGAAAACCGTATCCGTGATGCGGTGCGTCAAGACCGTGCGCGTATTCAAATTAGCCGTATTTCTCGCTTCGGCTTATTGGAAATGTCACGTCAGCGTTTAAGCCCATCATTAGGTGAGTCTTCTCACCATGTTTGCCCACGCTGTCAAGGTACCGGTAAAGTGCGCGATAACGAAAGCTTATCGCTTTCAATCTTGCGTTTAATCGAAGAAGAAGCATTAAAAGAAAATACCAAACAAGTACACACTATTGTGCCGGTACAAATTGCGTCTTACTTACTTAACGAAAAACGTAAAGCAGTAAGCAGCATCGAAAAACGCCATGATGTAGAGATTATCGTGGTGCCAAATGAAGCGATGGAAACCCCGCACTTCAGCGTGTTCCGCGTGCGTGAAGGTGAAGAGCTGAACGAATTAAGCTACAACTTAGCAAAATTCCATGAAGCACAAGACGATGCATTCGTACCAGAAGAATCCCTTGTTTCACGTAATATTGAAACAGCAGCCGTGACATCTGAACAAGTGATGGAAAGTGCTGCAGTATCGCTATCGATCCCAACGGCAGCGCCAGCACCAGTTGAGCGTAAATCCGAAGGTCCTTCACTGTTTGCGAAAATTGTTGCAGCAATTAAAGGTTTATTTGCTTCTGAGCCAAAAGAAGAAGAGAAAAACCAAAACAATCGTAATAATCGTAACGGCAATCGTAATAATCGTCGTAATCAAGATCGTCGTAATAATCGTCGTTCTCGCAACGAAAATAGTGACAATGCGAAAAATACAGACGAAGAAAATGCACGTCCAACTCGTGAGCGTGTGAATAATCGTCGTAATCGTCGCAACGTTAATGAAGAGGTTATTGCTGAAAGTGCGGTTAATTTAGCGAATGTTTCTGATGATAATCGTCAAGAAGAAAAAGCAGATAAACCGGTAGCAGAACGTCGTCAACGTCGTGATTTACGTAAACGCGTTCGCATTGATGACAATGCAAATAACGCCAATGAGAATGTTGTTGAAGCAGTTGAAGTTCCTGCGATTAAAAATGAAGTGGTTGAAAACAACGCTGTTGATAATACAGAAGATAAACCACGTCAAGAACGTCAGCGCCGTACACCTCGTCATTTACGAGCATCGAATAATCAACGCCGTCGTCGTAATGAAGTGAAGTCCCCAATGCCATTATTTGCAGCGGTAGCTTCTCCAGAATTAGCAAGCGGTAAAGTATGCATCGATTATTCTACTGTGAATGCCCCGAAAGAAAATAATTTCTTATCGGTGGATGAGTTGCTTGAGCAAGAAAAAACGAAAAAAGGTGTGATTACGCCTGCAACAGGTATTGTTGTGGAAGAGAAATCAGTTGAAGCACAACCTGCGTTAGATTTCATTACTCAACCGGCAAATGAAGCGGTTCAACAGAAAGTACAAGAATCATTAGAACGTTTGCATCATAAATCAGAACCTGTTGCTCAAGTTGATACGGCAGAAGTTGAACCACAAGAAAAAGCAAAATTTGTAAGTTCTTATGTGTTCACTGGTCGTGCAGGTACGATTTCAGCCGTACCACATACAAAAGCAGCCATGACATTAGCGAAAGCACCTGATGATGAGTCTAAACCATTCCCAATTGTAGAATGGACGGAGTCTCGTTATTACTTTAATGGTAAAGGCGCGGCAGGCCATCATAGTGCAATTAGCCATATTTATTCTGAACCGACAAAAGCGAAAGCAGAGTAA